In Rahnella variigena, one DNA window encodes the following:
- a CDS encoding glycosyltransferase family 4 protein: MARIIFDARWIGEHGIGRFANEVSKRNEGFVKIKNGLKPTSPFDVFFITLYLAFKRGVYFSPGYNCPLFFLNRSVITIHDLNHIDIEHNSSFLKKIYYEFVMKRACQKSLKVLTVSNFSKRRICEWAGISDSRVLVVGNGVSEEFLNTESRVTNSEGEYILVVSNRKKHKNELRILSAFHMANIPPSVKLVFTGDPDESLQNEIKRTNLQDRVVFKGRVENSELASLYKESLFLLFPSLYEGFGLPVIEAMSSGTAVITSTTTSLPEVAGDAAILVDPENTEEIALAIGNLYYNPDLKKELIAKGLIQAKKFTWEKTADLITNCLNNLKK; this comes from the coding sequence ATGGCAAGAATAATTTTTGATGCGCGTTGGATTGGTGAGCATGGGATCGGACGATTCGCAAATGAAGTGTCGAAACGCAATGAGGGATTTGTAAAAATAAAAAATGGTTTGAAACCAACAAGTCCTTTTGATGTTTTTTTTATCACTTTATATTTAGCATTCAAACGTGGGGTATACTTTTCACCGGGATATAACTGTCCGTTATTCTTTTTAAACAGAAGTGTCATTACTATTCACGACTTGAATCATATAGATATAGAGCACAATAGTAGTTTTCTTAAGAAAATATATTATGAATTTGTGATGAAAAGAGCTTGTCAGAAATCGCTTAAAGTTCTGACAGTGTCGAATTTTTCAAAAAGAAGAATTTGTGAATGGGCAGGCATAAGTGATTCCAGGGTCCTGGTGGTTGGGAATGGTGTGTCGGAGGAATTTTTAAATACAGAGAGTAGGGTAACTAACTCTGAAGGTGAATACATTTTAGTTGTCAGTAACAGAAAGAAACATAAAAATGAATTGAGAATATTGTCAGCTTTTCACATGGCTAACATTCCGCCATCAGTAAAATTAGTCTTCACAGGGGATCCGGATGAAAGCCTGCAGAACGAAATTAAACGTACAAACTTGCAGGATAGAGTTGTTTTTAAAGGGCGCGTAGAGAACAGCGAACTGGCATCTTTATACAAAGAATCACTTTTTTTATTATTTCCCTCACTTTACGAAGGTTTTGGTCTTCCCGTCATTGAAGCAATGTCCAGTGGTACCGCTGTGATAACGTCCACCACCACCTCTTTACCAGAAGTCGCAGGTGATGCAGCAATCCTTGTGGATCCTGAAAACACTGAGGAGATTGCGCTGGCAATAGGCAACCTTTATTACAATCCAGATTTGAAAAAGGAACTAATAGCAAAAGGTTTAATTCAGGCAAAAAAATTCACCTGGGAGAAAACGGCCGATCTGATAACGAATTGTTTGAATAACTTAAAAAAGTAA
- a CDS encoding cellulase family glycosylhydrolase produces the protein MNRMMLYIKMCCVFIFIHSSYGMCTIIGAGTHFQGYRGESSIYLEKIKEMGFTSFREDYSWSNVERTKGVFSVSDNIKKTDAAFLNAQSKGLSPILILDYGNKLYNNGDYPRNQESIDDFVRYASWVASRFKGKVKYYEIWNEWTIGTGMTRYRDNIPSGEVYFNLVKATSKAIKRIDPNAIILAGGFNPLEQRAKYLNITDVVWFEQLLKLGILDYADGISIHTYSYLNGRRDLRTTKGNLDFIDEFYADSQKIAGRDFPLYITEVGVTNYTGPGGMSQQESADYIKNYIEDAKSRSYIKGVWIYDLIDDGKDKSKRDYNFGLLNNDLSPKLVAPVITELLNRNNQK, from the coding sequence ATGAACAGGATGATGCTTTATATAAAAATGTGTTGTGTGTTTATATTCATTCACTCGTCATACGGAATGTGTACAATTATCGGAGCAGGAACGCACTTTCAAGGTTATCGTGGAGAAAGCAGTATATATTTAGAAAAAATCAAAGAAATGGGATTTACATCATTTCGTGAGGACTATTCCTGGTCAAACGTTGAAAGAACTAAAGGCGTTTTTTCAGTAAGTGATAATATAAAAAAAACTGACGCTGCATTTTTAAATGCCCAGAGTAAAGGTCTCAGTCCTATCTTGATCCTTGATTATGGAAATAAATTGTATAATAACGGTGATTATCCACGAAATCAGGAATCGATTGATGATTTCGTTAGATATGCAAGTTGGGTTGCGTCAAGATTTAAGGGGAAAGTGAAATATTACGAAATTTGGAATGAATGGACTATTGGTACTGGAATGACCCGCTATCGTGACAATATACCTTCTGGTGAGGTCTATTTTAATCTCGTTAAGGCAACAAGCAAGGCAATAAAACGTATCGACCCCAATGCAATAATCTTAGCCGGCGGATTCAATCCCCTGGAACAAAGAGCCAAATATCTGAATATTACGGATGTGGTTTGGTTTGAGCAGTTGCTAAAATTGGGGATTCTGGATTATGCCGATGGGATTTCAATCCACACTTATTCGTATCTGAATGGTCGCCGGGACTTAAGAACGACAAAAGGTAATTTAGATTTTATTGATGAGTTTTACGCTGATAGCCAAAAAATAGCAGGGAGGGATTTCCCCTTATACATTACTGAAGTTGGAGTGACAAACTATACCGGACCTGGGGGAATGAGCCAGCAAGAATCGGCCGATTATATAAAAAATTATATTGAGGATGCAAAGTCTCGTTCATACATAAAAGGTGTCTGGATTTATGACCTCATTGATGATGGCAAAGACAAGAGCAAGAGGGATTATAATTTTGGCCTCCTGAACAATGATCTCTCGCCCAAGTTAGTCGCTCCTGTCATTACTGAGTTACTTAATAGAAATAATCAAAAATGA
- a CDS encoding glycosyltransferase has translation MRILFFVYKFPVLSETFILNQIAYFINKGCDVSIVSVFPGELDAEHQVIKKFDLIDKTRYLLEREPKGKISRVFARLKGLLPCVLSSCAIKRMNVSKYGYYAKTLMLPYILSKNKPPIEADVIVSHFGTTAVLANQLRKLDFLKGKLAAVFHGNDISQTRTLDVFKDDYKNLFDNAEFILPVSQLWANKIKAVSGHEKNIHVVRMGISVDKFSFRPRSVLGNPIRLLSIARLTEKKGISVAITACSFLKKRNIHFRYTIIGDGPLRNDLELQVSELELNEQVIFSGAQTQETVTDYLNISDIFLLPSVTAADGDMEGIPVALMEAMAMGIPVISTFHSGIPELIENGISGFLVKEHDAEGIANIVSDIIKDPSVLSDICQNAKMKIDNEYDQDKSYSRMLTILSN, from the coding sequence ATGAGGATTTTGTTTTTTGTATATAAATTCCCTGTGCTTTCTGAAACGTTTATCCTCAACCAAATAGCGTATTTCATTAACAAGGGTTGCGACGTAAGCATAGTTTCCGTTTTTCCCGGTGAGCTGGATGCTGAACACCAGGTTATCAAAAAATTTGATTTGATAGATAAAACGCGATATTTACTTGAACGAGAACCAAAAGGTAAGATCTCCAGGGTTTTTGCGCGACTTAAAGGACTGCTCCCTTGTGTTCTTTCCTCTTGTGCCATTAAGAGAATGAATGTCTCTAAATATGGCTATTATGCGAAAACGTTGATGCTCCCGTATATATTGTCAAAAAATAAGCCTCCCATAGAGGCTGATGTTATCGTCTCTCACTTTGGCACCACTGCAGTATTGGCAAATCAACTAAGGAAGCTTGATTTTCTTAAAGGTAAACTAGCTGCAGTGTTTCATGGTAATGACATTTCACAAACTCGTACTCTTGATGTTTTTAAGGATGATTATAAAAATCTTTTTGATAATGCGGAATTCATCCTGCCAGTAAGTCAGTTATGGGCTAATAAAATCAAAGCCGTTTCAGGTCATGAGAAAAATATTCATGTTGTCAGGATGGGGATCAGTGTTGACAAATTCTCGTTTCGACCTCGATCCGTTTTGGGTAATCCCATTCGCTTACTCTCTATCGCAAGGCTTACAGAGAAAAAAGGGATATCAGTTGCCATCACTGCATGTTCATTTTTGAAGAAAAGAAATATTCATTTTCGCTACACCATTATCGGTGATGGTCCGTTACGCAATGACCTTGAGTTGCAGGTTTCTGAACTTGAATTGAACGAGCAGGTGATCTTCTCAGGCGCGCAGACGCAGGAAACTGTTACTGACTACTTAAATATCTCGGATATTTTTTTATTACCTTCAGTGACAGCCGCGGATGGCGATATGGAAGGAATACCGGTGGCATTGATGGAGGCCATGGCTATGGGTATCCCGGTAATTTCAACTTTTCACAGCGGGATCCCTGAATTGATAGAAAATGGAATATCTGGATTTTTGGTCAAAGAACATGATGCCGAAGGTATTGCAAATATCGTCTCAGATATTATAAAAGATCCCAGTGTTTTATCTGATATTTGTCAGAATGCAAAAATGAAAATTGACAATGAATATGATCAGGATAAATCATATTCAAGAATGCTTACTATTCTATCGAATTAG
- a CDS encoding polysaccharide pyruvyl transferase family protein: protein MKIYYYKSAHGNFGDDLNAWIWDALLPGFFDDNENVRVSGIGTIITSAMPPAKKWIVFSSGVGYGYPPVNFGDSSWETLCVRGPLSAEILGLPKDKFITDGAALLNTLAEFQPLSDAERKGVIFVPHHHALVTGQWEKVCQQAGIEFVNPQSDAKTVIQKIRHAKLVLADAMHAAIIADALRVPWIPLITSSQINTFKWLDWTQTINTPYRPTVLGSSSLREYLRDKSLCTYGEKYFLPDSDVEFAVKYFRKQRELKNKKWWEKYQQLTQLALHRIPNKAIRTVEERFNLNLNNRFIDQASSVLLDAKSRPGFLSEDFKFTNNVERLLNGIDRLSKCK, encoded by the coding sequence TTGAAAATTTACTATTATAAATCTGCGCATGGGAATTTTGGGGACGACCTTAACGCATGGATCTGGGATGCATTGCTTCCCGGCTTTTTTGATGATAACGAAAATGTCAGGGTATCAGGGATTGGCACCATTATTACTTCTGCCATGCCTCCGGCTAAAAAATGGATAGTCTTCTCGAGTGGTGTCGGTTACGGCTATCCGCCAGTCAACTTTGGCGACAGCTCCTGGGAAACACTCTGCGTTCGGGGTCCGCTCAGTGCTGAGATTTTAGGATTGCCGAAAGACAAATTTATTACTGATGGCGCTGCCCTTTTAAACACGCTCGCTGAGTTTCAACCACTCTCAGATGCTGAACGCAAAGGGGTAATTTTTGTTCCTCATCATCACGCGCTTGTCACCGGGCAATGGGAAAAGGTGTGCCAGCAGGCTGGGATTGAGTTCGTGAATCCTCAATCGGATGCAAAGACGGTTATCCAAAAAATCAGACATGCAAAACTGGTGCTGGCGGATGCTATGCATGCGGCCATTATTGCTGACGCTCTGCGCGTACCCTGGATTCCCTTAATTACTTCCTCACAGATCAATACATTCAAATGGTTAGACTGGACTCAGACCATAAATACCCCCTACCGGCCAACTGTTCTGGGAAGCAGTTCCCTGCGTGAGTATTTACGCGATAAATCTCTGTGTACCTATGGAGAAAAGTATTTCTTACCTGATTCAGATGTAGAGTTCGCTGTTAAATATTTCAGAAAACAGCGAGAGCTAAAGAACAAAAAGTGGTGGGAGAAGTATCAGCAGTTAACTCAGTTAGCGTTGCATCGAATTCCAAACAAAGCTATCAGGACAGTTGAAGAGCGTTTTAATCTGAATTTGAATAACAGATTTATTGACCAGGCATCCAGCGTGCTTCTTGATGCGAAGTCCAGACCGGGTTTTCTAAGCGAAGATTTTAAATTTACCAATAATGTAGAGCGCTTATTAAACGGCATCGACAGGCTTTCAAAATGCAAATGA
- a CDS encoding lipopolysaccharide biosynthesis protein, translating into MNAQARNQKPSIISGAIWSVLDNTVSQVITFIIFIILAKLLTPSIYGMLSVSLLVTQFFRNVIFDSIATSIVRMKSPTPVDYNSAFFLCFSLSVPAFLIVFFFAPFIEAYMKVPELANVIRGTGIIIVVSGLSRTHEAWLTHNMMFRPLAIRSICSISIGGAVGVVLACKGYAVTSLVVQQVVTSLISLVVLWVTTPWKPKMKISKDSIRESVGFSKHVALSNITNFANQNSDVFFITYFLGTAGAGVYSAGKRIVNTLNTVLSSALMRVSLPAFTRYKNDLNEFGKKYLQATYFTVLVTAPAFVGLSALSHDITFLLLGQKWMPSVPIMQIVSAVGFVTSIGYYNHSVMFARDKPEWQARLTLLYAISNVLVFYIFVRYGLIATALVFSIRTILLYPVSAWCALTLLNLTFRQYIREIIVPIICAGGMCIILMGMQEFTLLNESWAGIAVKITVGAISYFTLIFTITSKSRKAMILSLAGKIFKRG; encoded by the coding sequence TTGAACGCTCAAGCGAGAAACCAGAAGCCGAGTATAATTTCAGGCGCTATCTGGTCTGTTCTGGATAATACAGTTTCACAAGTCATAACATTTATTATATTCATAATATTAGCGAAGTTGCTGACACCCAGTATATACGGCATGCTCAGTGTATCTTTGCTTGTTACGCAGTTTTTTCGCAATGTTATATTCGATAGTATTGCGACATCGATCGTGAGAATGAAATCACCGACACCTGTAGACTATAATTCTGCATTTTTTTTATGTTTCTCTTTATCTGTACCCGCATTCTTGATTGTTTTCTTTTTCGCCCCGTTTATTGAGGCGTACATGAAAGTACCGGAGCTGGCCAATGTCATCCGGGGAACAGGCATTATTATTGTCGTCAGCGGATTGAGCCGGACACACGAAGCCTGGTTAACGCATAATATGATGTTCCGCCCTTTAGCGATAAGGTCAATCTGCTCTATCTCTATCGGGGGGGCTGTCGGAGTGGTGCTTGCCTGTAAAGGGTATGCTGTTACGAGTCTGGTGGTACAGCAAGTTGTCACTTCACTGATTTCTCTGGTCGTGCTGTGGGTGACGACACCCTGGAAGCCAAAAATGAAGATTTCGAAGGATTCCATTCGCGAGTCTGTAGGGTTTTCTAAGCATGTGGCTCTGAGCAATATTACTAACTTCGCCAATCAAAATAGTGATGTTTTCTTTATTACCTACTTTCTTGGAACTGCGGGTGCCGGTGTTTATTCGGCGGGTAAACGCATCGTAAACACCCTGAACACCGTTCTCTCATCCGCATTAATGCGGGTTTCATTACCCGCATTTACCCGATATAAAAACGATTTAAATGAATTTGGTAAAAAGTATCTGCAAGCAACCTATTTTACCGTTCTGGTAACAGCGCCTGCTTTTGTTGGTCTTAGTGCATTATCTCATGATATTACTTTTCTGCTGCTGGGACAGAAATGGATGCCATCTGTACCCATAATGCAAATTGTCAGTGCTGTAGGGTTTGTTACGTCGATTGGATATTACAATCATTCCGTCATGTTTGCCCGTGATAAACCTGAATGGCAAGCCAGATTAACACTGCTTTATGCAATAAGTAATGTTTTGGTATTCTATATTTTTGTTCGATATGGTTTGATTGCTACTGCACTGGTATTTTCCATCCGTACAATACTTCTTTACCCTGTTTCCGCATGGTGTGCATTAACACTCTTAAATTTAACATTCAGACAATACATAAGAGAGATTATTGTTCCCATTATATGCGCCGGGGGTATGTGTATTATTCTGATGGGTATGCAGGAGTTTACATTATTAAATGAATCCTGGGCTGGAATAGCAGTAAAAATTACCGTTGGTGCGATATCCTATTTTACTCTTATTTTTACTATCACTTCTAAGAGTAGAAAAGCAATGATACTTTCACTCGCGGGAAAGATATTTAAGAGGGGCTAG
- a CDS encoding glycosyltransferase family 2 protein → METQSALVSILIPLFNSEKYIRKALESVATQTYSNIEVVIVDDFSSDSSVAIVESFFIEHDHIRRSISHNVKNEGVSFTRNKLVEHAKGDFICFLDSDDYFEHDAISYLMNIVVSNNTDIGQCLYYSETPEGVQRGTVNQFSPNKILKGKDAVFSMLENEITGFLWHKIFKRDLFLNVHFDTTLPVFEDYLVIMTMFLNGADISFGSEPKYHYVQHVSSLTKKSYRKALDRLQYLEITKSLIKPLIISESDKLRIIKHEYIVALMVFINAIKFGAPVNEVAEIQKRINVSCLFRLKPQLNYKKFYSILMIRISPVLLYFSLKTVFKIKA, encoded by the coding sequence ATGGAAACTCAATCAGCATTAGTTAGCATCCTTATTCCTCTTTTCAACTCTGAAAAGTATATCAGGAAGGCCCTGGAGTCTGTTGCCACTCAAACCTATTCTAATATAGAAGTGGTTATTGTCGATGATTTTTCGAGCGATTCTTCAGTGGCAATTGTTGAGAGTTTTTTTATTGAGCACGATCATATCCGTCGTAGCATTTCTCATAATGTTAAAAATGAAGGGGTTTCTTTCACACGGAATAAGTTAGTGGAACATGCAAAAGGGGACTTTATTTGTTTTTTAGATTCTGATGACTACTTTGAGCATGATGCGATAAGTTATTTAATGAACATTGTAGTAAGTAATAATACGGATATAGGCCAGTGCTTATACTACTCTGAAACACCCGAGGGTGTCCAACGCGGTACGGTAAATCAATTTTCTCCCAATAAGATTCTGAAGGGTAAAGATGCTGTTTTTTCTATGCTGGAAAATGAAATAACAGGTTTCCTTTGGCATAAGATATTTAAACGAGATCTTTTCCTGAATGTTCATTTTGACACTACGTTACCCGTTTTTGAAGACTATCTTGTCATTATGACGATGTTTCTCAATGGTGCTGACATCTCATTTGGCAGTGAACCCAAGTATCATTATGTACAGCATGTTTCCTCATTGACAAAAAAATCCTACCGAAAAGCACTAGACAGACTGCAATACCTGGAAATTACCAAGTCACTGATAAAGCCTTTAATTATCTCAGAATCAGACAAGCTGAGGATAATAAAGCATGAGTATATTGTGGCTTTGATGGTTTTTATTAATGCAATTAAATTTGGTGCTCCGGTAAATGAAGTTGCAGAAATCCAGAAACGCATCAATGTTTCATGTTTATTCAGGTTAAAACCGCAACTTAATTATAAAAAATTTTACTCCATACTCATGATTAGAATTTCTCCAGTATTGCTCTACTTTTCCCTTAAAACAGTTTTTAAAATTAAAGCATAA
- a CDS encoding mannose-1-phosphate guanylyltransferase/mannose-6-phosphate isomerase: MILPVIMAGGTGSRLWPMSRELYPKQFLRLHGDNSMLQETVCRLKGLDVSVPLVICNEEHRFLVAEQLRQINQLKDNIILEPVGRNTAPAITLAALSAIDKGLDPLLLVLAADHVIESPAAFHQAVQNAIPFAEQGKLVTFGIVPTGPETGYGYIQRGTKLCTDADPVFRVQRFVEKPDLATAMQYLESGEYYWNSGMFLFRAKRFLQEMTKFRPDIVDACLKAIETSQADEQQDFIRVDKESFISCPDESVDYAVMEKTTDAIVVPLDAGWNDVGSWSALWEVNNKSIEGNALSGDVFTHNATNCYINTDEKLVAAIGVDNLVIVNTKDAVLVIDKNQVQDVKKVVEYLKSHKRREYRVHRESYRPWGRNDNVVTAPRYHVNRITVKPGGQFSLQMHHHRAEHWVILSGTARVILEDKDYLLTENESTFIPIGAHHRLENPGKIPLELLEIQSGSYLEDDDIIRIKDHYGRC, encoded by the coding sequence ATGATCCTTCCAGTAATCATGGCTGGCGGTACCGGTAGCCGTTTGTGGCCGATGTCTCGTGAGCTTTATCCAAAACAATTTCTTCGTCTGCATGGCGATAATTCAATGTTGCAGGAAACCGTCTGCCGTTTAAAAGGGCTGGATGTTTCTGTGCCGCTGGTTATTTGTAATGAAGAGCATCGTTTTCTCGTTGCCGAACAACTGCGGCAAATAAATCAGCTCAAAGATAATATTATCCTCGAGCCTGTCGGGCGCAATACGGCGCCTGCGATTACGCTGGCTGCGCTCAGTGCTATCGACAAAGGTTTAGACCCGCTTTTGCTGGTGCTTGCTGCCGACCATGTTATCGAGTCTCCTGCGGCCTTTCACCAGGCCGTACAGAATGCTATTCCGTTCGCGGAACAGGGGAAGCTGGTGACCTTCGGTATCGTGCCGACCGGTCCGGAAACCGGATACGGTTATATACAGAGGGGAACCAAATTGTGCACCGACGCAGATCCTGTTTTTCGGGTGCAGCGTTTTGTCGAGAAGCCGGATCTTGCTACCGCGATGCAATATCTGGAAAGCGGTGAGTATTACTGGAACAGCGGTATGTTTTTGTTCCGTGCGAAGCGTTTTCTGCAAGAGATGACGAAATTCAGGCCGGACATTGTTGATGCCTGTCTTAAAGCCATTGAAACCTCACAGGCCGATGAGCAGCAGGATTTTATTCGTGTTGATAAAGAATCATTTATTTCCTGTCCCGATGAGTCTGTTGATTATGCGGTGATGGAAAAAACCACTGATGCGATTGTCGTTCCGTTAGATGCGGGCTGGAATGATGTGGGTTCCTGGTCGGCTCTTTGGGAAGTGAATAATAAAAGCATCGAGGGTAATGCCCTCAGTGGCGATGTATTTACTCATAATGCGACGAATTGTTATATCAATACCGATGAAAAATTGGTGGCCGCTATTGGTGTAGATAATCTGGTGATTGTTAATACTAAAGATGCCGTTTTAGTGATTGATAAAAACCAGGTGCAGGACGTTAAAAAAGTCGTTGAATATTTAAAAAGTCATAAACGCCGGGAATATCGCGTGCATCGTGAATCTTATCGTCCATGGGGGCGGAACGATAATGTTGTGACGGCGCCCCGTTATCATGTGAATAGAATAACGGTAAAACCGGGCGGACAGTTCTCATTACAAATGCATCATCACCGGGCTGAACACTGGGTAATTCTTTCGGGTACGGCAAGAGTTATTCTGGAAGATAAAGATTATCTGCTGACTGAAAATGAATCCACATTTATACCCATTGGTGCTCATCACAGATTAGAGAATCCCGGGAAAATACCTCTTGAACTTCTGGAAATACAATCAGGCTCATATCTGGAAGATGACGATATTATTCGTATAAAAGATCACTATGGTCGCTGTTAA
- the cpsG gene encoding phosphomannomutase CpsG, translating to MSDTLSCFKAYDIRGELGVELNEDIAYRIGRAYGEYLKPNRMVLGGDVRLTSEALKLALAKGLQDAGTDVVDIGVSGTEEIYFATSYLSLDGGIEVTASHNPMNYNGMKLVRENSRPISGDTGLREIQALAEANNFAPAEKAIRGTYEKASVLEAYVDKLLSYVNLENFTRPLKLVFNSGNGAAGHVVDAIEQRFIAAGAPVEFIKIHHEADGTFPNGIPNPLLPECRQDTTNAIIKHQADMGIAFDGDFDRCFLFDDAGNFIEGYYIVGLLADAFLEKYPSSRIIHDPRLSWNTIDIVTGAGGVPVMSKTGHAFIKERMRQEDAVYGGEMSAHHYFRDFYYCDSGMIPWLLVAELLHVKDKSLRQLINDRITAYPASGEINSYLQKPKESIDRVLAMYEGEALNIDHTDGISLEFDEWRFNLRSSNTEPVVRLNVESRANTKLMQEQTRKILSILRSM from the coding sequence ATGTCAGATACATTATCTTGCTTTAAAGCGTACGATATTCGCGGTGAATTAGGTGTTGAATTAAACGAAGATATTGCTTATCGCATAGGACGAGCGTACGGCGAATATTTAAAGCCAAATAGAATGGTATTAGGCGGTGATGTTCGTTTAACCAGTGAAGCATTGAAACTTGCTCTGGCGAAGGGTTTACAGGATGCGGGGACTGATGTTGTTGATATTGGCGTGAGCGGCACGGAAGAAATCTATTTTGCGACTTCCTATCTCAGCCTTGATGGTGGTATTGAAGTCACCGCCAGCCATAATCCAATGAATTATAATGGTATGAAACTGGTTCGTGAGAACTCCCGTCCAATCAGTGGCGATACCGGTTTACGCGAGATTCAGGCACTGGCCGAAGCTAATAATTTCGCACCAGCAGAAAAGGCTATACGTGGCACTTATGAAAAAGCCTCTGTGCTGGAAGCGTATGTTGATAAGTTGCTCAGCTATGTCAATTTAGAGAATTTCACCCGTCCCTTGAAACTGGTATTTAACTCCGGTAATGGCGCTGCCGGTCACGTTGTGGATGCTATCGAGCAGCGTTTTATTGCTGCCGGAGCACCGGTAGAATTTATCAAAATTCACCACGAGGCTGACGGAACATTCCCCAACGGCATCCCTAATCCGTTATTGCCTGAGTGCCGCCAGGACACCACCAATGCCATCATTAAACACCAGGCAGATATGGGGATCGCGTTTGATGGTGATTTTGACCGGTGTTTTCTGTTTGATGATGCCGGTAATTTCATCGAAGGGTATTACATCGTGGGTCTGCTGGCCGACGCGTTCCTCGAGAAATACCCCAGCTCGCGTATCATTCATGACCCGCGTCTGAGCTGGAATACCATTGATATTGTCACCGGTGCGGGCGGAGTGCCTGTGATGTCTAAAACCGGTCATGCGTTTATTAAAGAGCGTATGCGCCAGGAAGATGCGGTCTATGGTGGCGAGATGAGCGCCCATCATTACTTCCGCGATTTCTATTATTGCGACAGTGGTATGATCCCCTGGTTGCTGGTCGCTGAATTACTGCATGTTAAAGATAAGTCCCTGAGGCAACTGATTAATGACCGGATCACCGCTTACCCTGCTTCAGGTGAAATAAACAGTTACCTGCAAAAGCCGAAAGAGTCTATTGACCGTGTATTAGCGATGTATGAAGGAGAGGCGTTGAACATCGACCATACGGACGGAATAAGTCTGGAGTTTGATGAGTGGCGTTTCAATCTCCGTAGTTCTAATACTGAACCGGTTGTTCGACTGAATGTGGAATCCCGTGCTAATACAAAATTAATGCAGGAACAAACCAGGAAGATTCTTTCCATCCTTCGTAGCATGTAA
- a CDS encoding glycosyltransferase family 4 protein, translated as MSHNVSVGIVADWLVTFAGAEKVIAEFIKLYPDADIYSVVDFLSDESRKKFYGKEATTSFIQRLPFAKKKYQQYLPLMPLAIEQLDVTGHDIVLSSSHAVAKGVLTGPDQLHISYVHSPIRYAWDFQHQYLREAGLNKGLKGNLARWFLHKIRMWDYRTANGVDHFIANSQFIARRIKKVYGRDADVIYPPVDVERFTLQENKEDFYFTASRMVPYKRIDLIVEAFSQMPDKKLVVIGDGSEMGKIKAKAGSNIEILGYQPDDVMQDYMRRAKAFVFAAEEDFGITPVEAQASGTPVIAFGKGGVLETIRPYGEKHATGVFFAEQTAASLIKAVRHFDTIKDSILPLDCRENALKFSGERFHNELDEYIKTKWHDFNERKRIVY; from the coding sequence ATGTCACATAATGTGAGTGTGGGGATTGTTGCTGACTGGCTGGTGACATTTGCCGGGGCCGAAAAAGTCATTGCGGAATTTATTAAATTATACCCGGACGCAGATATCTATTCTGTTGTTGATTTTCTTTCTGATGAGTCCCGCAAAAAATTCTACGGTAAAGAAGCGACGACCTCTTTTATTCAGCGCTTACCTTTTGCTAAAAAGAAATATCAGCAATATCTGCCTTTAATGCCGCTGGCTATCGAACAACTTGATGTGACCGGACATGACATAGTGCTTTCCAGCAGTCATGCGGTCGCCAAGGGCGTGCTGACCGGTCCTGACCAGTTGCACATCAGCTATGTGCATTCTCCGATCCGCTATGCCTGGGATTTTCAGCACCAGTATCTGCGTGAGGCAGGGCTGAATAAGGGGCTGAAAGGCAATCTTGCCCGCTGGTTCCTGCATAAAATCAGGATGTGGGATTACCGGACGGCTAATGGGGTGGATCACTTTATTGCCAATTCCCAGTTTATTGCCCGCCGGATTAAGAAAGTCTATGGCCGCGACGCGGATGTTATTTATCCGCCTGTCGATGTAGAGCGTTTTACATTGCAGGAGAACAAAGAGGATTTCTATTTTACCGCTTCGCGCATGGTGCCCTATAAACGTATCGATCTGATTGTGGAAGCATTCAGTCAGATGCCGGATAAGAAGCTGGTGGTCATCGGAGACGGCTCTGAAATGGGCAAGATTAAGGCCAAAGCGGGCAGTAACATTGAAATACTGGGCTATCAGCCTGACGATGTGATGCAAGACTATATGCGACGCGCAAAGGCTTTTGTTTTCGCTGCCGAAGAAGATTTTGGGATCACGCCTGTCGAAGCACAGGCCAGCGGAACGCCGGTTATTGCCTTTGGCAAAGGCGGCGTTCTGGAGACCATCAGACCTTACGGTGAAAAGCATGCAACAGGGGTCTTTTTCGCTGAGCAAACAGCGGCGTCTCTGATAAAGGCCGTGCGTCACTTCGATACCATTAAAGACTCAATTCTTCCTCTGGACTGTCGTGAAAATGCATTAAAGTTTTCCGGGGAAAGATTTCATAATGAACTGGACGAATATATCAAAACAAAATGGCATGATTTTAATGAACGCAAACGCATCGTTTATTAA